A window of Bacillus toyonensis BCT-7112 genomic DNA:
GCTGCTTCAAAACAAACCGCAACTTTATCAACGTAACGACTTAAAAATTTATTCGTTACACCTGGTACACTATTTTGTTCATGTACAATAGTTGGAATACCTAGTTTTGCTGCCGCATATACAACAGGTCCACATACGTATCCACCCGTTCCAATCACTATATCCGGATTAAAACGACGAATATATCGTTTACTATCTTGTACACCCTTTAGAAAACGCATAACCGTTTTCACATTATCTAACGATATTTTTCGTTTAAATCCACTTATAACAATAGATTGGAACGGAATACCAGCTTTTGGAACGATGGTACTCTCTAATCCATTTTCTGTACCAATGTATAAAAATCTTGCTTCCGGATTTAATTTTTTTATTTCTCTAATTAAAGCAAGAGCTGGATAAATATGGCCTCCAGTACCCCCACCACTTACTAATACTCGCACTACTAATTCCTCCACTTCCCTGTTCTTATTCAATTGTATTTATTTCCATATACATATTGTATTTTCCACACATACGAAAAACCCTGTCTTTTAAACAGGGTTTAATAGCGAGAATGGCGACTTATATTCAATAATACACCTACTGCCATTAACATTAAGGTCAAACTTGATCCACCATAACTTAAAAATGGCAAAGTAATACCCGTAACAGGCATTAGTCCCGTTACAACACCAACATTAATCATTACTTGAATCGCAATCATCGCCACAATACCTACTGCTAAAAACGTACCATATAAATCTGGCGCTCCTAATGCTATACGAATCCCGCGCCATAGTAATAGACTAAATAATAATAACACAAATGAACCGCCAATAAAACCTAATTCCTCGGATAAAATTGCAAATATAAAGTCTGTTTGTGGTTCAGGTAAATAAAGAAATTTTTGTCTACTTTGCCCAAGTCCAAGCCCAAATAAACCACCAGGTCCAATTGCGAGTAACGATTGAATAATTTGAAATCCACTTCCGAGCGGATCTGACCACGGATCTAAATATGATGTGATGCGTTTCATTCGATATGGTGCTGATGCAATTAACCCTACAAATCCTGCTACACCAAGCAAACCAAACATTGCAAAATGAAAGACCCTTGCTCCCGAGATAAATATCATAATAATACATGTCCCAACCATTACCGTTCCCGTACCAAGATCTGGCTGTAACATAATCATCCCAAAAGCAAGAAATACAAAACTAAGAGCAGGTAGTAATCCACGTTTAAACGATGTAATTAACTTTTGTCGTTCCGCTAAAAATTTCGCTAAAAAAATAATCATCGCGAATTTCATAAACTCTGACGGTTGAATGGAAAATGCACCGATTCCAATCCAACTTCGTGCTCCCCCACGGACAAGACCTACTCCTGGAATTAGAACGAGAATGAGAAGAACGAAACAAACTAGCAAAATTACTTTTGAATATGTCCGCCACACCCAATAATCAATTTTCATGATAAAAAACATAGCCACTACACCAATACTCGCAAACAACAATTGTCTTTTTGCAAAAAAGAATGAATCCCCCATTTTATAAGAGGCCCAAACCGCACTCGCACTATAAACCATAATCATTCCGATTGTTAACAACGCAAGTGTAACGATAATAAGAATATAATCAGGCGTCTTCTTCATTAGCCATGAACACCACCTCTTTAGGCAGAATCTTTTGCCCTATGTAACAAAACATCAGTAGGTGTTAGCCTACTGATGTTTTGATTTACTTTATATAAGTTTATGCACAGCTTGTATAAAAATGTCTCCTCTTTCTTCAAATGTTTTAAATTGATCCCAGCTTGCACATGCTGGGGAAAGAAGAATTACATCGCCCTCCGTAGAATGAGCGTAAGCTTTCACTACTGCTTCATCTAAAGTGTCGACACTTTCAATTATATCTAATCCCACTTTTTCTGCTGCTCTTACTAATTTTGGTGCTGTTTGTCCAAATGTTACAAGCGCTTTTACATTTTTGAAATATGGAATTAAATCATCGAATTCATTTCCACGATCAAGCCCACCTGCTAATAACACAATTGGTTGTGTAAACGCAGATAAAGCTTTCTCAGTCGCTAACATATTCGTCGCTTTTGAGTCATTATAAAACTTACGGTTGTTAATAGTTGTTACATATTCTAATCGATGTTTTACACCTGTAAAACGTTTTAACACAACCGTAATAGCTTCATTAGAAACACCTAATAGTTTCGCAATACTCATCGCAGCTAAAATATTCTCTAAATTATGCTGACCAGGTAAAACAATATCGCTTACTTCAACAACTTTTTCACCTTTGAAATAAAGAGCGTTATCCTTTATACACGCACCATCTTCATTTTCTTTCGCTGTCGAGAATATTATTTTTTGACCTTTACTATAAGCAGATAAAGCCATCACATCTGCATCATCTGCATTTATTACACTATAATCGTTTTCTGTTTGGTTTTTAAAAATATTAGCTTTTGCTAAACCATATTCTTTTTTCGTCCCATGATAATCTAAGTGAGCCTCAAATAAGTTTAAAAACACAGCGATTTTAGGCTGGAAAGATTCTACTCCCATCAGTTGGAACGATGAAAGTTCTGTAACTACAACTTCATTCTCTTTTGCATCCTGTGCTACTTCACAAGCTACAGTGCCTATGTTCCCTGCAATAATAGGATGCTTTCGTCCTTCTTTTAGCATTTCAAACGTAAGCATTGTCGTCGTCGTTTTACCGTTAGACCCCGTAATGCCAACAAATGGCGCTTCTGAAATACGGTATGCTAATTCAACTTCCGTAACGATTGGAATCTGCTTTTCTTTCGCAGCAACTAATATTGGGTTAGAATACGGAATCCCTGGATTTTTTACTACAAGAGAAATATTTCTCTCTAATAATTCCAAAGGATGCCCCCCGCATACAACGTCCATTCCTTTTGCTTGTAATTCTGCAGCAAGCGTATTTTCTGCTAAAGGCTTTCCGTCATTTACAATAACATTTGCCCCTAATTTTTGTAACAAGGTAGCTGCTGCATAACCACTTTTTGCAATGCCTAATACAAGAATATTTTTATTTTGAAATTCAGTTACAGTTTTCAATTACATCCACACCCCGATATAAATTCCTAACATAGCTAATAAAAATCCTACAGACCAAAACGTCACAACGACGCGCCATTCTGACCAACCACATAATTCATAATGATGGTGTAATGGACTCATTTTAAAGACACGCTTTCCGGTTGTTTTAAACGAAATGACTTGAATAATAACAGATAAAGTTTCCATTACGAATACTCCACCAATAATTACAAGTAACAATTCTTGTTTTAGTAAAATTGCTACAGCTGCGATCGCTCCACCTAAAGCTAAGGAACCCGTATCTCCCATAAATACTTTCGCTGGATTCGCATTGAATACTAAAAATCCAAGTACAGCTCCTACAACTGCCATACAGAATATTGCTACTCCGAATTGCTCTTGTGCCACAGCAATAATACTAAACGCTCCAAATGCAATAGCGGCTGTTCCCGATAATAAACCATCTAAACCATCAGTTAAGTTAACTGCATTCGACCCACCAATAAGCATAAATAATACAAGAACAAAATACGCCCAGCTTAGTTCAAACTTAACATCCGTCCCTGGAATCATAATGTATGTGTGAAATGCTTGCCCTTTTCCAATTAAAAAGAACGCAATTGCAATAATAAGCTGTCCTAGTAATTTTTGTTTCGATGTTAAACCAAGATTTCTTTTCTTAACTACCTTTATGTAGTCATCTAAAAAACCAATTAATCCATAACCAAATGTCACCAATAATAGTAACGAAACCTCTGCACCTAAATGATTAAACTTAATTGCCATAATTAAGGTCGTTACCATCATAGATACATATATGACAATACCGCCCATCGTTGGTGTCCCTGATTTTTTTTGATGTGACTTCGGTCCCTCATCACGAATACTCTGTCCGAACTTTAATTTTCTTAAAAATGGAATAAACAGTGGCGAAAGGGCAACAGAAATTAAGAATGCTACCCCTGCCGTTACTAATAAACCTTGCTCAAGCACATGTAGTCCTCCTCTCACGTTGTTACTCTTCGTTGTTTAGACGCCCTGTAATTGCTTCTTTAGCAACTTCACGATCGTCAAAATGATGAACTTCTTTACCAATAATTTGATACGTTTCATGCCCTTTACCAGCAATAATAATAATATCTTCTGCTTTGGCTTTCGAAATAGCATAACGTATCGCTTCTTTTCGATCAACAATTACTTCATAATTATTCCCTTTTGCACCTTTTATCATATCATCTAGAATAGCCACTGGATCTTCGCTTCTTGGATTGTCTGATGTATAAATCGCTTGAGTTGCATATTCTACCGCGACACTTGCCATCACTGGCCTTTTCGTGCGATCTCTATCACCACCACAACCAACGATACAATACACATCACCGTTCGCAAACTGTTTCGCTGTTTTTAGAACGTTCTCTAAGCTATCAGGTGTATGTGC
This region includes:
- the spoVE gene encoding stage V sporulation protein E codes for the protein MKKTPDYILIIVTLALLTIGMIMVYSASAVWASYKMGDSFFFAKRQLLFASIGVVAMFFIMKIDYWVWRTYSKVILLVCFVLLILVLIPGVGLVRGGARSWIGIGAFSIQPSEFMKFAMIIFLAKFLAERQKLITSFKRGLLPALSFVFLAFGMIMLQPDLGTGTVMVGTCIIMIFISGARVFHFAMFGLLGVAGFVGLIASAPYRMKRITSYLDPWSDPLGSGFQIIQSLLAIGPGGLFGLGLGQSRQKFLYLPEPQTDFIFAILSEELGFIGGSFVLLLFSLLLWRGIRIALGAPDLYGTFLAVGIVAMIAIQVMINVGVVTGLMPVTGITLPFLSYGGSSLTLMLMAVGVLLNISRHSRY
- the murD gene encoding UDP-N-acetylmuramoyl-L-alanine--D-glutamate ligase → MKTVTEFQNKNILVLGIAKSGYAAATLLQKLGANVIVNDGKPLAENTLAAELQAKGMDVVCGGHPLELLERNISLVVKNPGIPYSNPILVAAKEKQIPIVTEVELAYRISEAPFVGITGSNGKTTTTMLTFEMLKEGRKHPIIAGNIGTVACEVAQDAKENEVVVTELSSFQLMGVESFQPKIAVFLNLFEAHLDYHGTKKEYGLAKANIFKNQTENDYSVINADDADVMALSAYSKGQKIIFSTAKENEDGACIKDNALYFKGEKVVEVSDIVLPGQHNLENILAAMSIAKLLGVSNEAITVVLKRFTGVKHRLEYVTTINNRKFYNDSKATNMLATEKALSAFTQPIVLLAGGLDRGNEFDDLIPYFKNVKALVTFGQTAPKLVRAAEKVGLDIIESVDTLDEAVVKAYAHSTEGDVILLSPACASWDQFKTFEERGDIFIQAVHKLI
- the mraY gene encoding phospho-N-acetylmuramoyl-pentapeptide-transferase gives rise to the protein MLEQGLLVTAGVAFLISVALSPLFIPFLRKLKFGQSIRDEGPKSHQKKSGTPTMGGIVIYVSMMVTTLIMAIKFNHLGAEVSLLLLVTFGYGLIGFLDDYIKVVKKRNLGLTSKQKLLGQLIIAIAFFLIGKGQAFHTYIMIPGTDVKFELSWAYFVLVLFMLIGGSNAVNLTDGLDGLLSGTAAIAFGAFSIIAVAQEQFGVAIFCMAVVGAVLGFLVFNANPAKVFMGDTGSLALGGAIAAVAILLKQELLLVIIGGVFVMETLSVIIQVISFKTTGKRVFKMSPLHHHYELCGWSEWRVVVTFWSVGFLLAMLGIYIGVWM